In one Cercospora beticola chromosome 1, complete sequence genomic region, the following are encoded:
- a CDS encoding 60S ribosomal protein eL6, which translates to MSSEAPQTKKFQKGERTITPASQKASKYYPAEDEAQAKKTRKALRPYKPRASLQPGTVLILLAGRFRGKRVVLLKTLPQGVLLVTGPFKLNGVPLRRVNARYVIATKTTVPLDGVDSQTVEKAGGENYFARDKKADKKGSQEAFFAQGEKPAKKEVNSDRAEDQKKVDKAILAAVKKEPLLAGYLSTNFSLRKGDRPHEMVF; encoded by the exons ATGTCGTCCGAGGCTCCCCAGACCAAGAAGTTCCAGAAGGGCGAGCGGACCATCACACCCGCCAGCCAGAAGGCCAGCAAATACTACCCGGCCGAGGACGAGGCTCAGGCCAAGAAG ACCCGCAAGGCTCTTCGCCCATACAAGCCTCGCGCATCGCTCCAGCCTGGTaccgtcctcatcctcctcgctggCCGCTTCCGAGGCAAGCGTGTGGTCCTCCTGAAGACCCTCCCACAGGGTGTCCTCCTCGTTACTGGCCCATTCAAGCTCAACGGTGTTCCTCTCCGCCGCGTCAATGCCCGCTACGTGATCGCCACCAAGACCACTGTGCCTCTCGACGGCGTTGACTCCCAGACTGTGGAGAAGGCTGGCGGCGAGAACTACTTTGCACGCGACAAGAAGGCCGACAAGAAGGGCAGCCAGGAGGCTTTCTTCGCACAGGGTGAGAAGCCAGCCAAGAAGGAGGTGAACAGCGACCGTGCCGAGGACCAGAAGAAGGTGGACAAGGCAATTTTGGCCgccgtgaagaaggagcctcTGCTCGCTGGCTACCTTTCGACCAACTTCAGCTTGAGGAAGGGTGACCGGCCGCACGAGATGGTCTTCTAG